One window of the Anopheles cruzii chromosome 2, idAnoCruzAS_RS32_06, whole genome shotgun sequence genome contains the following:
- the LOC128267695 gene encoding probable malonyl-CoA-acyl carrier protein transacylase, mitochondrial, which produces MLFRVFHRRLHRTLRQLGTDAKVPPIAAGDSESVKKLLEHAASFEDLARRSEESDWATLPYVAGTYISRDQSQKAARPTIDPRETNIIVFPGQGSQYVGMGSKLLKFPGARDIFALANEVLGYDLLKICIEGPKSKLDQTKYCQPAVMVTSLAALEQLREERPNAIDNCFATAGFSLGELTALIFAGSIPFDKGVRLVQIRAEAMQLAAQQSKGAMATALFGADGRIGEACKEAINWCIDKGIENPDCRVANYLYPGCKVLAGNEEALRFLEANLKRFNIRRLKRLPVSGAFHTELMEPAVEPFAAALRKIRVQDPSISVHSNVDGKCYRNAGHIVGQLPKQIVRPVKWEQTLHILYERQAGVHFPRTFECGPGKGLKAILKQVNAKAWDSALNVEA; this is translated from the coding sequence ATGCTGTTTCGAGTGTTCCATCGTCGATTACATCGCACGTTGCGGCAGCTAGGAACCGACGCCAAAGTGCCCCCCATCGCGGCCGGCGATTCGGAGAGCGTGAAGAAGCTTTTGGAACATGCTGCATCCTTCGAAGATCTGGCCAGACGCAGTGAAGAAAGTGACTGGGCGACGCTGCCATACGTTGCCGGAACGTACATCAGCCGCGATCAgtcacaaaaagcggcccgaCCAACGATCGATCCACGGGAAACAAATATCATCGTGTTCCCCGGGCAGGGATCGCAGTACGTGGGCATGGGCTCGAAGCTGCTCAAATTTCCCGGGGCGCGTGATATTTTCGCCCTCGCCAACGAGGTACTCGGTTACGATCTGCTGAAGATCTGCATCGAGGGTCCCAAGAGCAAGCTGGATCAGACCAAGTACTGCCAGCCGGCCGTTATGGTCACGTCACTGGCGGCCCTCGAGCAGTTACGCGAAGAACGACCGAATGCGATCGACAACTGTTTCGCCACGGCCGGCTTCAGTTTAGGTGAACTAACGGCACTGATCTTCGCGGGCTCGATTCCTTTCGACAAGGGCGTCCGGTTGGTGCAAATCCGCGCAGAAGCAATGCAGTTGGCGGCCCAGCAGTCGAAAGGGGCCATGGCAACGGCACTGTTCGGTGCGGACGGACGCATCGGGGAGGCCTGCAAGGAGGCGATCAATTGGTGCATAGACAAGGGCATCGAAAACCCGGACTGTCGGGTGGCAAACTATCTGTACCCGGGCTGTAAGGTGTTGGCCGGCAACGAGGAAGCCCTACGCTTTCTGGAGGCAAACCTGAAACGCTTCAACATTCGGCGTCTCAAGCGACTGCCGGTCAGTGGGGCGTTCCATACGGAACTAATGGAGCCGGCCGTTGAACCGTTTGCAGCAGCATTACGAAAAATCCGTGTGCAAGATCCCAGCATCAGCGTGCACTCGAATGTGGACGGCAAGTGCTACCGAAATGCCGGTCACATTGTTGGCCAGCTGCCGAAGCAAATCGTACGGCCGGTCAAGTGGGAGCAGACACTACACATACTGTACGAGCGCCAGGCCGGGGTACACTTTCCGCGCACATTCGAGTGTGGCCCCGGGAAAGGGTTGAAAGCCATCTTGAAGCAAGTCAATGCCAAAGCGTGGGACTCGGCGCTTAATGTAGAGGCATAG
- the LOC128267693 gene encoding uncharacterized protein LOC128267693: MYGNRPQTGNSGFHRGGGMAGGRPGGGQMGGGFRRDGGAGGYGGGNGPSFDRQSQNGKNLRTLKWEPEDLTPFEKNFYQPSAALVGMSEGEIAGYLNKHQITLKGREVPRPSMDFEDGGLPSYIMEELKRQGFSKPTAIQAQGMPIALSGRDMVGIAQTGSGKTLAYVVPSLVHIQHQTSIRRGDGPIALILAPTRELAQQIQQVATDFGSRVSANNTCVFGGAPKGPQIRDLERGAEIVIATPGRLIDFLERGITNLRRCTYLVLDEADRMLDMGFEPQIRKIMGQIRPDRQVLMWSATWPKEVRNLAEEFLADYVQINIGSLNLSANHNILQIVDVCEDYEKDQKLMKLLTEISAEPDTKTIIFVETKRRVDDITRIVNRNGWRAVAIHGDKSQQERDYVLSAFRNGRQGILVATDVAARGLDVEDVKFVINYDYPSNSEDYVHRIGRTGRSNNTGTAYTLFTNSNANKANDLINVLREANQVINPRLVELAKPNMGKGRQRYSNHRFGGQQNRPPRDGMFGGSGGAGARFGGQRDGGGAPKFGGVGGADKYGAPRDGRAMQAASAAMYGVGMASLSQSLGLSGSAGGLKQVAVGGLGAVSAGQRQSRFSAPASASSAAAAAAAASAFASSYQQGKYALSAAGAGAAGLAGAHPSVAAATNGVAAYGAAPPSYKSSVGEAAAAAAHLYGGGYTTRAQPASMPSSAAAAAAAAAAVYQYAANGATPAFAYPPPQVVLN; the protein is encoded by the exons AT GTACGGAAATCGCCCGCAAACTGGCAATAGTGGATTCCACCGTGGCGGTGGTATGGCCGGAGGTCGTCCAGGAGGTGGCCAGATGGGAGGCGGTTTCCGCCGTGACGGAGGCGCCGGAGGTTACGGTGGCGGCAACGGGCCATCGTTTGACCGGCAATCGCAGAATGGCAAAAATCTTCGCACCCTGAAGTGGGAGCCGGAAGATTTGACGCCCTTTGAGAAGAACTTTTACCAGCCGTCGGCCGCCCTGGTGGGCATGTCCGAGGGGGAAATTGCGGGCTACTTGAACAAGCATCAGATCACCCTGAAGGGCCGCGAAGTGCCGCGACCGAGCATGGACTTTGAGGATGGTGGTTTGCCGAGCTACATCATGGAGGAGCTGAAGCGACAGGGCTTCAGCAAACCGACGGCCATTCAGGCACAGGGAATGCCGATTGCACTGAGCGGCCGCGATATGGTCGGAATTGCACAGACCGGGTCGGGCAAAACGCTGGCCTACGTCGTGCCGTCCCTGGTGCACATTCAGCACCAGACCAGCATCCGTCGTGGCGATGGACCGATCGCACTGATCCTGGCACCCACCCGCGAACTGGCGCAACAGATTCAGCAGGTGGCGACCGATTTCGGATCGCGCGTCAGTGCCAACAATACGTGCGTTTTTGGCGGAGCCCCCAAAGGCCCGCAGATACGCGATCTCGAGCGCGGCGCTGAGATCGTCATTGCAACCCCCGGCcggttgatcgattttctcGAGCGCGGAATCACGAACTTGCGGCGCTGCACCTACTTGGTGCTGGACGAGGCCGATCGTATGCTGGACATGGGCTTCGAGCCCCAGATCCGCAAGATCATGGGACAAATCCGGCCCGATCGGCAGGTACTGATGTGGTCCGCAACGTGGCCGAAGGAGGTGCGAAATTTGGCCGAAGAATTTTTGGCCGATTACGTTCAGATTAACATCGGTTCGTTGAACCTGTCGGCGAACCACAACATCCTGCAGATCGTGGATGTATGCGAGGACTACGAGAAAGATCAGAAGCTGATGAAGCTTTTGACGGAGATTTCCGCCGAACCGGACACGAAGACGATCATTTTCGTCGAGACGAAGCGCCGTGTGGATGACATTACGCGCATCGTAAACCGCAATGGATGGCGCGCCGTGGCCATCCATGGTGACAAGTCGCAACAGGAGCGTGACTACGTGCTCAGTGCATTCCGTAACGGGCGCCAGGGCATCCTGGTGGCCACGGATGTGGCGGCTCGTGGCTTGG ATGTGGAAGACGTAAAGTTCGTGATCAATTACGACTATCCGTCCAATTCGGAAGATTACGTGCACCGGATTGGTAGAACGGGACGCTCGAacaacaccggcaccgcctACACACTGTTCACCAACTCGAACGCCAACAAAGCCAACGATCTGATCAACGTGCTGCGCGAAGCGAATCAG GTCATCAATCCCCGGTTGGTTGAGCTTGCCAAACCAAACATGGGCAAGGGTCGTCAACGGTACAGTAACCATCGTTTCGGCGGACAGCAGAACCGTCCTCCGCGGGATGGCATGTTCGGTGGtagcggtggtgctggtgctcggtTCGGCGGACagcgcgatggtggtggtgccccgaagttcggtggtgttggtggcgctgACAAATACGGTGCCCCCCGCGATGGCCGGGCTATGCaggccgcctccgccgccatGTACGGTGTCGGAATGGCCAGTCTCTCGCAATCGCTCGGTCTCAGTGGTAGTGCTGGCGGTCTGAAGCAGGTGGCCGTTGGTGGGCTAGGTGCAGTGTCCGCCGGGCAACGGCAGAGTCGATTCTCCGCTCCCGCATCGGCATCGTCCGCTGCTGCcgcagccgcggccgccagcGCTTTTGCGTCGAGCTACCAGCAGGGTAAATACGCGCTAAGCGCCGCCGGTGCAGGTGCGGCCGGACTAGCCGGAGCGcatccgtcggtggcggccgcaACCAATGGTGTCGCGGCGTACGGTGCAGCACCTCCCTCGTACAAGTCTTCTGTCGGCGaggcagcagccgcagcggcgCACCTGTACGGCGGTGGTTACACGACCCGGGCACAACCAGCCAGCATGCCGTCGAGtgctgcggcagcggcggcggccgcagccgccgttTACCAGTACGCTGCGAACGGAGCCACCCCGGCCTTTGCCTACCCACCGCCGCAGGTAGTGCTGAACTAA
- the LOC128267694 gene encoding cytoplasmic tRNA 2-thiolation protein 2 yields MCSIVEDDFGDDGGAHGMKEDSPQPRLAADELCRKCNTEVAVLKLNHKEAQCRPCFLHYVRHKFRASLGSSKIVRRGSRVLIIFTGTPENIALLDMVRFGLEQDSFKQLRIEPVLLYVDDDFISKATEERKKKQITIAELLQQYSFPVHYTVTGSPKAVELLPAVSFPGGFEEDEQRLLRIINGTRSNTSKQDLLEQVRKRTYKAIAKSLNCSYVFLSDIGIDLAKTLLSNVALGRGCSIAQDVAFCDDRDGSVKLIRPLRDLNPDEILHYLQFTEKRYSCLPHENHFGDKPSLQNLTAKFIDNLQESFPSTVSTIYRTGDKLEAPPPGSTIGASTEEDYLGLLDARKTSASNDRDKCAFCGAPLDYRGSKTLFATEFSRLVSSRIHASCSHEEILEKSKQMEHDAERMVNGEDEAELGQLKQTLCHGCRNIFVDQEQ; encoded by the coding sequence ATGTGCAGTATTGTGGAAGATGATTTCGGTGACGATGGTGGTGCCCACGGAATGAAGGAGGATTCGCCTCAACCGCGGCTGGCCGCCGATGAGCTGTGTCGTAAGTGCAATACGGAGGTTGCCGTGCTCAAGTTGAACCACAAGGAAGCACAATGTCGGCCCTGCTTCCTGCACTACGTGCGCCACAAGTTTCGGGCATCGCTCGGCTCCTCGAAGATCGTCCGCCGGGGGTCTCGTGTTCTCATCATAttcaccggaacaccggaaaacATAGCCCTGCTCGATatggttcggtttggtttggagCAGGATTCGTTCAAACAACTAAGGATAGAGCCTGTGCTGCTTTACGTGGATGATGATTTTATTAGCAAAGCTACCGAGGaacggaagaagaaacaaatcacGATTGCGGAGCTTCTGCAGCAGTACAGCTTTCCGGTGCATTACACTGTAACCGGTTCTCCGAAGGCAGTCGAATTACTACCTGCCGTTTCTTTCCCTGGGGGCTTCGAGGAAGATGAACAACGATTGCTGCGGATCATAAACGGCACACGGTCCAACACCTCGAAGCAAGATCTGTTGGAGCAAGTTCGCAAGCGAACGTACAAAGCCATCGCAAAGTCCCTCAACTGTAGCTACGTGTTTCTGTCGGACATTGGGATCGACCTGGCGAAAACGCTGCTTTCTAATGTGGCTCTTGGACGGGGTTGTTCCATTGCACAGGATGTGGCCTTCTGTGACGATCGAGACGGGTCGGTGAAACTTATCCGACCCCTGCGTGATCTAAATCCGGACGAGATCCTGCACTATCTGCAGTTCACTGAGAAGCGCTATTCGTGTCTACCTCACGAGAATCACTTTGGAGACAAGCCAAGCCTACAGAATCTGACGGCAAAGTTCATCGACAACTTGCAAGAGAGTTTTCCGTCCACCGTATCGACGATCTATCGTACCGGCGATAAACTGGAAGCTCCTCCGCCTGGTTCCACTATCGGTGCAAGCACGGAAGAAGATTATCTGGGACTGCTTGATGCTAGGAAGACATCAGCGAGTAACGACCGGGATAAATGTGCGTTCTGTGGCGCACCTCTGGACTATCGGGGGTCAAAAACGTTATTTGCAACGGAATTTTCGAGGCTGGTATCTTCGCGCATTCATGCATCCTGTAGTCACGAGGAAATTTTAGAAAAATCGAAGCAAATGGAACACGATGCCGAGCGGATGGTGAACGGCGAAGATGAAGCAGAATTAGGACAGCTGAAGCAAACTCTTTGCCATGGCTGCAGGAACATATTTGTTGATCAGGAGCAAtag